Within the Rickettsiales bacterium genome, the region AGGATATTATAGAGCCAGATTACGCAATATAAGTGTGTCTAAATTAGCTTGGCTATATGGCCGAGCCTTTAATTGTAGATCTTTTGCAAGAATTAGTATTGAAAATAACTAAAGATGTCCTATAATTAATTATTCGTAACACTATAATTGTGTTTAGAATCATCCCAGCAACAGCTGGGTTTTTTATTGCTTCCAGTATAGAAATCCAAATACGCTTAGTAAGAATGGCCAGAGATTGGCTGCCTACTAGGGCAAGGCTATTCTCATAAGATTTTCTTATTTCTACCAAGAAGGGGGATTGCAAAATCCTATAATTATACTATTATTGAATAATCGCGTCAGCAGTATTGCGTCTAGAATTTATATCCCACCTAAAGGTGGGTTTTTTATTTTTATCCAGTTTTTGTATTTAATCGGTTAGCGCCAACTAACTGTCTATGGGCTGCCCGAAGCTTTGTTGAAGGCATAGAAATCAGCTGAAAATTGTAAATTTCCTGATAAGGAGGTGATTATTATGTTAATCTAAAGTCTTAATGACGCAAACTCGCCTATAGTCTTGAGGACGCCATTATTGCGTCTTCAAAAATAAAAGCCCGCTTCTTAGCGGGCTTTTTTATTCCGGCGCACTTTAACATCCAGTTCAAAGTAGCGGTTAAGAGCATTCAAGCTTAACCATACTCCATATCCGGCTTAAGTACGAAACGCAGAGTAGCCGCATTTTATCTCCTTTCATACATACTTTTTTACGAATCCTGGGGCTTTGCGCTGTACTGGGAAATGGATGCTTATGCTGTGCCATTATATCCCAATCATTTCTATTGAGGAATTATATGCATAAAATTCAAATAGTGCCCATCAACTCCCTCAAGCCTTATCCTAATAATGCCCGTACACATAGTGACCGGCAGGTAACACAAATTGCCAGAAGCATCCGTGAGTTTGGATTTAATAATCCGATCATCACGGACAATGCGGGTATGGTTATCGCCGGCCATGGAAGATTACTGGCCGCTAAGCAGTTAGGACTGGCAGAGGTGCCAGTGATCTGCCTTGACCATATGAGTGAATCCCAGAAGAAGGCATATATCCTGGCTGACAATAAACTCGCCGAGAAAGCGGGCTGGGATAAGGAGATTCTGAAGATAGAGTTGGAGGGTCTTTTGGCATTCGATGCCGATATCGATCTGACAATTACAGGTCTGGAAACCCCGGAGATTGATCTGCTGTTCCATGAACCAGCAGTGAAGCAAGCCAAAAACCCTATCGATGAATTGCCTTTAGACAGTACCATTACGCCCCAGGTATGCAAAGGCGATCTCTGGCAGCTTGGGGGGCACCGTCTTTATTGCGGTGATAGTCTGCAGCAGGAAAGCTTTAATATACTGATGGGTGATAAGAGAGCCGACCTCGTATTCATCGATCCACCTTACAATGTGGCGATCGACGGCCATGTCTGTGGGAGCGGTAAGATAAAGCATGCAGAATTTGCCTATGCCTCGGGAGAAATGACCCCAAAGGAGTTCATGGGGTTTTTAACAAAGTCCTTTGAATTGCTGGTGCATTTTAGTCAAGACGGATCCCTGCATTATATTTGTATGGATTGGCGCCATGTATTGGAGATTAGCAGTGCGGGAACAGGTGTTTACGATTCGCTTAAGAATATTTGCGTCTGGAATAAGCAATTGGGAGGCATGGGCAGCCTGTACCGTTCACAGCACGAGTTCGTGTTTGTATTCAAGCATGGTAAAGCGCCGCATGTAAATAATATCGAACTCGGTAAGCATGGCCGTTACCGGACTAATATCTGGGACTATCCCGGTGTCCACGCCAATAATGGACATAAGGATGATCTAAAACTGCATCCCACGGTAAAGCCTGTACAGATGATCGCGGACGCTATCATCGATAGTTCCCGTCAGGGAAGCATTATACTGGATAGCTTTGCTGGAAGCGGTTCGACCCTGCTGGCAGCGGAAAAGACCAAGCGCAAAGCGTATGTCATCGAGTATGAGCCTCATTACTGCGACGTTATCCTGTATCGCTATGAAAAACTGACCGGCGTAAAACCGGTTCTATTGCAGGGAGGAGCCCATGCCTAAAGAATATAATATTGGGTACGGAAAGCCGCCTGCAACTACCCGGTTCAAACCCGGCCGGTCCGGTAACCCGAAAGGGCGTAAGAAAGGGGTAAAGAACTTTGCCAGTGTCTTTCAGGAGGAGTTGGAAGCATATATCACCATTACCGAAAATGGGGAGCGCAAAGCCATTCCAAAGAAATTGGCTATCATTAAGCAACTGATTAATAAGGCCTTAAGTGGAGACCCTAAAAGTATAGCCATGCTAGTAAATATCTATCGCCAGAATGATAACCACCAATCGGACACAAGAGCAGCCTCTATGGAAGAACTACTGGAGGAGGACCAAAAGATTCTGAAACATCACAGACGCGGGAGGGAAAACCATGATGCTATCTGAACCTACACCGAAACAAATATTTCATGCGCTATTGCGTAATGAATTGAGCGCTTTCATAGAGAAAACCTACTATACGGTCGATGGCAGTCAGGAATATATTTCGAATTGGCACATCGATCTGATTGCGGACGCCTTGAAAAAGTGTGAACGCGGTGAGAGCAGACGTTTGATCGTTAACTTGCCACCCCGCAGCCTGAAGTCGATTTGCGTTTCGGTAGCGTTTCCGGCATGGCTTCTAGGTCGGGATCCGCGGCGGCGCATCATTAATGTGAGTTATTCGGAAGAGTTGGCGGCGAAACATGCGAGAGATTGCCGCGCGGTTATAGAGTCTGATTGGTACCGCAACATATTTCCATATACACGCCTGAATCCCCATAAGCGCAGTGAAGGAGAGTTCGAAACCTTATCGCATGGTTATCGTCTTTCAACTTCCATTGGGGGCACCCTCACAGGGCGTGGTGGTGGCTTTATCATTGTAGATGATCCGCTGAAACCTAACGATGCGAATTCTGATACGAAGCGCAATCTTGTGAATAACTGGTTCGGCAATACGCTGTTTAGTCGATTGGATAATAAGGAAACCGGATGTATCATCATAGTAATGCAACGCGTGCATCTGGAGGATTTAGCGGGGTTTTTGCAGCAGCAGGGAGGATGGGAAGTGTTAAATCTTGCAGCCATTGCCCCTCAAGCGGAAACCCATATCTTAAGTGATGGCCGAAAATTTCATAGGGCGCAAGGAGAAGTGCTGAATCCTGCACTGGAAGCCGAATCAACCTTGACTGCGATTAAAGCCAATATCGGCAGCTATAACTTTTCTGCACAATACCAGCAGGAGCCTGTTCCGCAGGATGGTAATATTATCCAATGGAAGTGGTTTCCAGTCTACCAGGATATTCCCGCCAAAAGAGGGCGATGGAGCCGAATCGTACAAAGCTGGGATACGGCGATGAAAGCCCATGATGGCAGCGATTACTCGGTCTGTATTACGGCATGTGAAGTGGATAAAAAACTTTATATACTGGATATATACCGGGCCAAGCTGGATTTTCCTGAGCTACGAAAAAAGATTCCATCATTAAAGCAGCAATTTGGAGCAGATGTGGTCATTATCGAGGATAAGGGATCGGGGACGGGACTCATTCAGCAACTGCGCAGCGAAGGATTTGGGGTTATCGAGTATAAGCCAGTGGGAGATAAGAAGGATCGTGCGGTTGCGCAGTCGGCGCATATCGAAGGGGGAAAGGTCTATCTGCCAGAACACGCCTCCTGGCTGGAGGATTTCCGAATGGAAATCGCCTCCTTCCCCTATGGGCGCAATGATGACCAGATCGATGCTCTGTCACAGCTTCTCGATTGGGTATGGAAAAAGAAAGTGGGAATTCTTGATATACTTGCTGGCGACGATGATTGTGAGTTACCCATGTAATCAAGCATCGAGATCTTCGTTTGATCAGGTTTACCCTTATTTAACTTATATATTTTATTATTCATGTTTCAAAGTTATTCCGGAAGGAGTCCCATATGGCGTATGCAAACACTCCCGTTATTATTAGCGGGATAACAGGAAAGTCCATTACCTTGGAGGAACTCCGCGAGAGTGGAGTTCCCGCACTTCAATTTGCCGTAACTAATCAATATGATCTGGTGTGGTGGGGATCTAAAATGCACGGAAGTTGCTCGAGCGTGCGTGTATACCGCCCCCTTCCTCCTGATGATACTTGGTCGATTGTAAGTTATTGCGCTGTATATGGAAGCAATCCGCCACCGGGACCGGCCCTCATTGTACAAGAAGTAAACCGTGATCCACAGAATCCGATTCTAATGCCGCCTAATCCTCAGAATCCTTTTTTTGAAATATGGAATGACAGAGATACAGGGGGATCTCAGAATGGCTCCATCTGGATACCGCAAGCGCCTCAAGGATATTATTTCATTGGTAATGTTGCGAATGGACAAGGATATCAGGGGGCATTTACCGGATATGAGATGCCGATTATACCTGATTTAATGTGTGTACGTGCTGACCTCTGTACAGTAACGCAAGCTACCTATCAGATATGGAATGACCACACGTCCGGGGCATCTTTCGGAAATGCTGCCTTCTGGGCTCTAAATGGTATTCCGAATGCATTTGTGACAGGAACTGATTATGACGGCTATGAGGGCACAGCCTATATACCGAAAGGAGTACCCGCGATAGAATAGAATGCTTTCGAGTCATTTCTCTACGAGCATACTTGTAGCGTCGTTGGCTAAGAAAGAGCTGGACTTCCTCCCCAAAGGAAGCATTGCTGTTGTTACGGGCTGACCTCCATGGCCCGTAACACTAGCTCGGACAAGACTCTCCGGGCTTTGGGCAGTACAAGCGCCGGAATAGTTCCAGCGTATCAAATGGAGGATAATATGATAAAGAACGCAAAACCTACTGCCGTAGTGGCCACGAAAATCAAAGCGCCGCTAGGAAAGCCTCAGCCTGGAGAAGTGATCAGGAACCGCAGCAATAATGATCTACTGAAGCAGTCGAGGAAGGCTCCGGTGGCGCATAAGCCAGAAGTTCAGAATGCAGCGGTTCCAGAAGATCAGCTACCTTCTGCAGAAGTTGGTAAGCGGGGGTCGAAGCAGTCAATAATAATTAATCTGCTTATGCGTACAGAAGGGGTAACCCTTCCCGAACTAGTGCAAGCCACGGGTTGGCAGAAACACAGCATTCATGGAACACTGTCTGGGGTCCTAAAGAAGAAGCTCGGTCTGACCATTATCTCGGATCAGGAAGA harbors:
- a CDS encoding Vps62-related protein; protein product: MAYANTPVIISGITGKSITLEELRESGVPALQFAVTNQYDLVWWGSKMHGSCSSVRVYRPLPPDDTWSIVSYCAVYGSNPPPGPALIVQEVNRDPQNPILMPPNPQNPFFEIWNDRDTGGSQNGSIWIPQAPQGYYFIGNVANGQGYQGAFTGYEMPIIPDLMCVRADLCTVTQATYQIWNDHTSGASFGNAAFWALNGIPNAFVTGTDYDGYEGTAYIPKGVPAIE
- a CDS encoding DUF3489 domain-containing protein codes for the protein MIKNAKPTAVVATKIKAPLGKPQPGEVIRNRSNNDLLKQSRKAPVAHKPEVQNAAVPEDQLPSAEVGKRGSKQSIIINLLMRTEGVTLPELVQATGWQKHSIHGTLSGVLKKKLGLTIISDQEEERGGVYRIQTVKA
- a CDS encoding DUF5681 domain-containing protein — encoded protein: MPKEYNIGYGKPPATTRFKPGRSGNPKGRKKGVKNFASVFQEELEAYITITENGERKAIPKKLAIIKQLINKALSGDPKSIAMLVNIYRQNDNHQSDTRAASMEELLEEDQKILKHHRRGRENHDAI
- the terL gene encoding phage terminase large subunit: MMLSEPTPKQIFHALLRNELSAFIEKTYYTVDGSQEYISNWHIDLIADALKKCERGESRRLIVNLPPRSLKSICVSVAFPAWLLGRDPRRRIINVSYSEELAAKHARDCRAVIESDWYRNIFPYTRLNPHKRSEGEFETLSHGYRLSTSIGGTLTGRGGGFIIVDDPLKPNDANSDTKRNLVNNWFGNTLFSRLDNKETGCIIIVMQRVHLEDLAGFLQQQGGWEVLNLAAIAPQAETHILSDGRKFHRAQGEVLNPALEAESTLTAIKANIGSYNFSAQYQQEPVPQDGNIIQWKWFPVYQDIPAKRGRWSRIVQSWDTAMKAHDGSDYSVCITACEVDKKLYILDIYRAKLDFPELRKKIPSLKQQFGADVVIIEDKGSGTGLIQQLRSEGFGVIEYKPVGDKKDRAVAQSAHIEGGKVYLPEHASWLEDFRMEIASFPYGRNDDQIDALSQLLDWVWKKKVGILDILAGDDDCELPM
- a CDS encoding DNA methyltransferase; translated protein: MHKIQIVPINSLKPYPNNARTHSDRQVTQIARSIREFGFNNPIITDNAGMVIAGHGRLLAAKQLGLAEVPVICLDHMSESQKKAYILADNKLAEKAGWDKEILKIELEGLLAFDADIDLTITGLETPEIDLLFHEPAVKQAKNPIDELPLDSTITPQVCKGDLWQLGGHRLYCGDSLQQESFNILMGDKRADLVFIDPPYNVAIDGHVCGSGKIKHAEFAYASGEMTPKEFMGFLTKSFELLVHFSQDGSLHYICMDWRHVLEISSAGTGVYDSLKNICVWNKQLGGMGSLYRSQHEFVFVFKHGKAPHVNNIELGKHGRYRTNIWDYPGVHANNGHKDDLKLHPTVKPVQMIADAIIDSSRQGSIILDSFAGSGSTLLAAEKTKRKAYVIEYEPHYCDVILYRYEKLTGVKPVLLQGGAHA